A window of Xyrauchen texanus isolate HMW12.3.18 chromosome 10, RBS_HiC_50CHRs, whole genome shotgun sequence contains these coding sequences:
- the LOC127650978 gene encoding deleted in azoospermia-like: protein MNARNWNAQRQDIQKQRQGFVKLSNGYILPEGKMTPNTLFVGGIDMKVDENEIREFFAKYGAVKEVKIITYRGGICKGYGFVYFSEDVDIQAIVDQPICFKGKKLKLGPAIMKERNSRSMPSPLIGPSQWVSPSPYVYCNCCSPGLAPPSPVFNGGNQYLQPYSYSSHPGVMIPQVPINYAQTTYAYQYPLPQWCGEQRTRLVNQNYVDCGVQTLLTLL from the exons ATGAATgcgagaaattggaacgcccaacgtcag GATATCCAGAAACAGCGTCAGGGGTTCGTGAAATTGTCTAACGGTTATATTTTGCCGGAAGGCAAGATGACGCCCAACACGCTGTTCGTCGGCGGGATTGACATGAAG GTGGATGAGAACGAGATCAGGGAATTCTTTGCCAAGTATGGAGCTGTAAAAGAAGTGAAAATAATCACTTATCGGGGAGGAATATGCAAAGG GTATGGTTTCGTATATTTCAGTGAGGATGTTGATATCCAGGCTATAGTTGAT CAGCCGATTTGTTTTAAAGGGAAAAAACTCAAACTGGGACCTGCCATCATGAAAGAGCGCAATTCTC GTTCAATGCCATCTCCACTGATTGGTCCATCACAGTGGGTAAGCCCCTCCCCATATGTCTACTGCAACTGCTGCTCCCCAGGCCTGGCCCCACCCTCACCTGTCTTCAATGGAGGGAATCAATATTTGCAG CCATATTCTTATTCCAGTCATCCAGGAGTTATGATCCCACAGGTGCCCATAAACTATGCACAAACCACGTACGCCTACCAG TATCCCCTGCCACAGTGGTGCGGAGAGCAGAGGACGAGGCTTGTCAATCAG